Proteins encoded in a region of the Candidatus Krumholzibacteriia bacterium genome:
- a CDS encoding Glu/Leu/Phe/Val dehydrogenase dimerization domain-containing protein: MNSCMTIRVHGDGYEGFVVVDSIVGDTSAGGVRIVPDLELEEIGALAREMTYKYALFRLPRGGAKAGVRLAAHLDREGRLQALQDFGRKLGPVLRTGTYNPGMDMNCGPEELRAIYRGAGIQLGEVTDTSYFTALGVHQALEACAAALGGEAPLTLVIEGFGSVARHLAARLDARYRIVGLATVAGAVLQPAGFDARRLATLRAEGGDAFVTALEGEKVDAATLRAAAADIFVPAARTGALTLEVAPRLRVRAVVPIANAPYAAGVVEVLHERGIVCLPGYVVNVGGVLASSLFDQGVPPAAIEALFAGRYRRIVSGLLSAAARRGVPVTVLAAELAAREFPGRNRPRQRSLPRRVYERFLRRRLPRRLRGALALRRCARALDALQAEIGSAGVPA; this comes from the coding sequence GTGAATTCCTGCATGACCATCCGTGTCCACGGCGACGGCTACGAGGGTTTCGTCGTCGTGGACAGCATCGTGGGCGACACCAGCGCCGGCGGTGTGCGCATCGTTCCGGACCTGGAGCTGGAGGAGATCGGCGCTCTGGCGCGGGAGATGACCTACAAGTACGCCCTCTTCCGCCTGCCCCGCGGCGGGGCCAAGGCTGGTGTGCGCCTGGCGGCGCATCTGGATCGGGAGGGGCGGTTGCAGGCGCTGCAGGACTTCGGGCGCAAGCTCGGACCGGTGCTGCGCACCGGGACCTACAACCCGGGCATGGACATGAACTGCGGGCCCGAGGAACTGCGGGCCATCTACCGCGGCGCCGGCATCCAACTCGGCGAGGTCACGGACACTTCCTACTTCACCGCACTCGGAGTGCACCAGGCGCTCGAAGCGTGCGCCGCCGCGCTCGGGGGCGAAGCACCGCTCACCCTCGTCATCGAAGGCTTCGGCAGCGTGGCCCGGCACCTGGCGGCGCGGCTCGACGCGCGCTATCGCATCGTCGGTCTGGCCACGGTCGCCGGCGCGGTGTTGCAGCCCGCTGGTTTCGACGCCCGCCGTCTCGCCACGCTGCGCGCCGAGGGGGGTGACGCCTTCGTCACCGCTCTGGAAGGGGAGAAGGTGGATGCCGCGACGCTGCGTGCGGCGGCGGCGGACATCTTCGTCCCGGCGGCGCGCACTGGTGCTCTCACCCTGGAGGTGGCACCGCGTCTCCGTGTCCGCGCCGTCGTCCCCATCGCCAACGCGCCCTACGCGGCGGGCGTCGTGGAAGTGCTGCACGAGCGCGGCATCGTCTGTTTGCCGGGCTACGTGGTCAACGTGGGCGGCGTGCTCGCTTCCTCCCTCTTCGACCAGGGGGTGCCCCCGGCGGCGATCGAGGCCCTCTTCGCCGGGCGTTACCGGCGCATCGTGAGCGGATTGCTGAGCGCCGCGGCTCGCCGCGGTGTTCCCGTCACCGTTCTGGCGGCGGAGCTGGCGGCGCGGGAGTTCCCGGGACGGAACCGGCCGCGGCAGCGCTCGCTGCCCCGGCGCGTCTACGAGCGCTTCCTGCGCCGGCGCCTGCCGCGGCGGCTGCGCGGCGCCCTGGCGCTGCGGCGCTGCGCGCGCGCCCTCGACGCCTTGCAAGCCGAGATCGGCAGCGCGGGAGTTCCGGCGTGA
- a CDS encoding DUF2341 domain-containing protein produces MRPRPSRRASFLLLALGAAAASWSGPHPTRGVPGTDDLPDPWLDVRWRYRTKITVSGTRIVGNRGFDDFPVLLQLGPDETTVFDKTQPGGGDLVVTAGDGVTVLSRQIASWNETRHDAEVWFRAPVLSKAERQFYLYYGNPDTTLAAADGSVWSPAYLGVYHFAEDPGAGVLRDHGSWGHDAHAGVNAQYTSNDTIGGAVGQAWRFNGTTHWIDGDAIQSADSSFTISAWFACWNQLRPEDADFAFSAEEGFWHLSAKRNSQQRVPDFAGGGAYTWGPSPLPDTLLHHYVWAMDGVADTIRFYYDGVEQPPVLHGGPGGRAYRGRQILGEVGIASPLFGNHFDLMEGIVDEFRVQTGVLSPEWIETEYKNMADPAGFVVFGPEDDVTPVHLLSFTAARGTEGAVLRWTVQSQVPDLLGFHVHRGDDGVPRQRLTTTLLVGDLDYVFVDPQPPPTASEYWLAEWLTTGAIVWHGPALLAGARRLELFLAPNTPNPFTASTRFDFHLAEPGPVRLDVYDVAGRLVARLVAGSLPAGEHGIAWNGRDDQGAFVPSGVYFCKLESGGAAVTRKLLLNR; encoded by the coding sequence GTGCGCCCCCGACCGTCTCGCCGTGCCTCGTTCCTGCTCCTCGCTCTCGGGGCTGCTGCCGCGAGCTGGAGCGGGCCGCACCCCACGCGGGGCGTCCCCGGGACGGACGACCTTCCGGACCCCTGGCTCGACGTGCGCTGGAGATACCGCACGAAGATCACCGTTTCCGGAACGCGGATCGTGGGCAACCGCGGCTTCGACGACTTCCCCGTCCTCCTCCAGCTCGGACCCGACGAGACGACCGTGTTCGACAAGACCCAGCCGGGAGGGGGCGACCTTGTCGTCACCGCCGGCGATGGGGTCACCGTGCTCAGCCGGCAGATCGCCTCCTGGAACGAGACGCGGCACGACGCCGAGGTGTGGTTCCGCGCCCCGGTGCTCTCCAAGGCGGAGCGCCAGTTCTATCTCTACTACGGCAACCCCGACACGACGCTGGCCGCAGCGGACGGCAGCGTCTGGTCGCCTGCTTACCTCGGCGTGTACCACTTCGCCGAAGATCCCGGCGCCGGCGTGCTACGGGATCACGGTTCGTGGGGCCACGATGCCCACGCCGGCGTCAATGCCCAGTACACGAGCAACGACACGATTGGTGGTGCGGTGGGGCAGGCCTGGCGCTTCAACGGCACCACCCACTGGATCGACGGCGATGCGATCCAATCCGCCGACAGCAGCTTCACCATCAGCGCCTGGTTCGCCTGCTGGAATCAATTGCGCCCGGAGGACGCCGACTTCGCCTTCTCCGCCGAAGAGGGCTTCTGGCATCTCTCGGCCAAGCGCAACAGCCAGCAACGAGTGCCGGACTTCGCTGGCGGCGGGGCCTACACCTGGGGCCCCTCGCCGTTGCCAGACACGCTGCTGCATCACTACGTCTGGGCCATGGACGGGGTCGCGGACACCATTCGCTTTTACTACGACGGCGTGGAGCAGCCGCCCGTCCTGCATGGCGGCCCGGGCGGGCGCGCTTACCGGGGCCGGCAGATTCTCGGCGAAGTCGGCATCGCCAGCCCTCTCTTCGGCAACCACTTCGATCTCATGGAAGGCATCGTCGACGAGTTCCGCGTGCAGACAGGCGTCCTCTCGCCCGAATGGATCGAGACGGAGTACAAGAACATGGCCGACCCGGCGGGCTTCGTCGTCTTCGGGCCCGAAGACGACGTGACGCCGGTGCATCTCCTCTCCTTCACCGCGGCGCGGGGAACCGAGGGCGCCGTGCTGCGCTGGACGGTGCAGTCCCAGGTGCCGGACCTGCTTGGCTTCCACGTGCACCGAGGCGACGACGGTGTGCCGCGGCAGCGCCTCACCACGACGCTCCTCGTGGGGGACCTGGACTACGTCTTCGTCGACCCGCAGCCGCCGCCGACAGCGTCGGAGTATTGGCTCGCCGAATGGCTGACCACGGGCGCCATCGTTTGGCATGGTCCGGCGCTACTTGCCGGGGCGCGGCGCCTCGAGCTCTTCCTGGCCCCGAACACTCCGAACCCCTTCACCGCCAGCACCCGCTTCGACTTCCACCTGGCCGAGCCGGGACCGGTACGCCTCGATGTCTACGATGTGGCGGGCCGACTGGTGGCCCGGCTCGTCGCCGGATCCTTGCCGGCAGGGGAGCACGGCATCGCCTGGAACGGTCGCGACGACCAGGGAGCGTTCGTGCCCTCGGGGGTCTACTTCTGCAAGCTCGAGAGCGGCGGCGCGGCGGTCACCCGCAAGCTGCTCTTGAACCGCTAG
- a CDS encoding oligosaccharide flippase family protein has protein sequence MHRRLTVNSISNVSCYFVSLVVSFSLTPFILRSLGDSLYGFWVLLLSFIGYASILEMGVQPAVVKLVGHYKARGDIPKLRELLSAALYFFLAAGGLAGLVLVAVVPPLVPRFVSDLAQVPHLRWLFAVLAADAIVMFMTYLFAGILYGWQMYYAKNLIDIGTWLTNALLLVLFLRPGGILTLAAIKLATDLVALSAIVSVCRRVFPELRLQRGAVHQGSFRELLGFGSRIFVSATTSRLATHAQPMIISSGLSAAATAFYSFPARLVDFGRQITWGLTTGFMPLFSELHSLEERALLESVYLRYSRYVLLAMLPILVLLFAFGPPFIGLWLGPEHGPAYAERGRVVLYLLAAASLVESLQPLLWRFFIGVGHLDFLVKVSAATSGLVILTGIVLVQPLGIAGVAVGVLLGAVLAQVVFAHHTCRFLHLSLPAFIRRVHLQPLLAGGIGLGVALGIARAIGTGSLLALAAGATSTCLAYVAIVWLLALRPEERRWVAARIRRRP, from the coding sequence ATGCATCGCCGCCTCACGGTGAACTCCATCTCGAACGTTTCCTGTTACTTCGTGTCGCTCGTGGTGTCCTTCTCCCTCACGCCCTTCATCCTCCGCAGCCTGGGGGATTCGCTCTACGGCTTCTGGGTGCTCCTTCTCTCCTTCATCGGCTACGCCAGCATCCTGGAGATGGGGGTGCAACCGGCGGTGGTGAAGCTCGTCGGGCACTACAAGGCGAGAGGCGACATCCCCAAGCTACGCGAGCTCCTGAGCGCCGCCCTGTACTTTTTCCTCGCCGCTGGCGGCCTCGCTGGCCTGGTGCTGGTGGCGGTGGTGCCGCCTCTGGTGCCGCGCTTCGTCAGCGATCTGGCCCAGGTGCCGCACCTGCGCTGGCTTTTCGCCGTCCTCGCCGCCGACGCCATCGTCATGTTCATGACCTATCTGTTCGCCGGAATTCTGTACGGCTGGCAGATGTACTACGCCAAGAACCTCATCGACATCGGCACCTGGCTCACCAATGCGCTCCTCCTCGTCCTCTTCCTGCGCCCTGGGGGCATCCTGACCCTCGCCGCGATCAAGCTGGCCACGGATCTCGTCGCCTTGAGCGCCATCGTCAGCGTCTGCCGCAGGGTCTTTCCAGAGCTCCGGCTGCAGCGCGGCGCGGTGCACCAGGGCTCGTTCCGCGAGCTGCTCGGCTTCGGCAGCCGCATCTTCGTCTCTGCCACCACATCGCGCTTGGCGACCCATGCACAGCCGATGATCATCAGCTCCGGGTTGTCCGCGGCGGCGACGGCGTTCTACTCCTTCCCGGCGCGACTGGTGGACTTCGGCCGGCAGATCACCTGGGGCCTGACCACGGGCTTCATGCCGCTCTTCAGCGAGCTGCACAGCCTGGAGGAGCGGGCGCTCCTCGAATCGGTCTACTTGCGCTATTCGCGCTACGTCCTTCTCGCCATGTTGCCGATCCTGGTGCTCCTCTTCGCCTTCGGGCCCCCCTTCATCGGCCTCTGGCTCGGCCCCGAGCATGGCCCGGCGTACGCCGAGCGCGGCCGCGTCGTGCTCTACTTGCTCGCGGCGGCGTCCCTGGTGGAGAGCCTGCAACCCTTGCTGTGGCGTTTCTTCATCGGCGTCGGCCACCTCGACTTTCTGGTGAAGGTCTCGGCCGCCACCTCGGGACTCGTCATCCTCACGGGCATCGTGCTGGTGCAGCCCCTCGGCATCGCCGGTGTCGCCGTGGGGGTGCTCCTCGGCGCCGTCCTGGCTCAGGTGGTGTTCGCGCACCACACCTGTCGGTTCCTCCACCTTTCCTTGCCGGCTTTCATCCGGCGTGTCCACCTGCAGCCATTGCTGGCCGGGGGGATCGGTCTGGGGGTGGCGCTGGGAATCGCGCGCGCCATCGGGACGGGCTCGTTGCTCGCCCTGGCGGCAGGGGCTACATCCACCTGCCTGGCCTACGTGGCCATCGTGTGGCTTTTGGCGCTGCGACCAGAAGAAAGGCGCTGGGTAGCGGCACGGATACGTCGGCGCCCTTGA
- a CDS encoding choice-of-anchor N protein, which translates to MRQIGLALGLLVAMGSAAHAVPALQLYIEGATYDTDSESWVVSSTDFRLWVIGDVGHTGTIENVQLTAAFLTSEIGTGTISLTQTTSSLVTDPSISSAPSLVAGVGGDGTLPVMSDGHTLPSHGIYGTGTSFQQWALGDFALTDSPIGDFSNNFPTTFPDQGQINVYRVVMTGYTMVHFDAFNHVEGANHALKAPFSHDATASPVPEPGSLMLLGAGLLGSTLVWRKRRN; encoded by the coding sequence ATGAGGCAAATCGGGCTCGCTCTTGGCCTCCTGGTGGCCATGGGCAGCGCTGCGCACGCCGTCCCGGCGTTGCAACTCTATATTGAAGGGGCCACTTACGACACCGACTCGGAGAGCTGGGTCGTCTCGTCGACCGATTTCAGGCTTTGGGTGATCGGGGACGTAGGCCACACAGGCACGATCGAGAATGTGCAGCTCACCGCCGCCTTCTTGACCTCGGAAATCGGGACAGGGACTATCTCCCTGACCCAGACCACGAGCAGCCTGGTGACCGACCCCTCGATCTCTTCCGCCCCCTCGCTGGTCGCGGGCGTCGGCGGCGACGGCACCCTCCCGGTCATGAGCGACGGGCATACGCTCCCGAGCCACGGGATTTATGGCACGGGAACGAGCTTCCAGCAGTGGGCGCTCGGCGACTTCGCCTTGACCGACTCGCCCATCGGGGACTTCAGCAACAACTTCCCGACGACCTTCCCCGACCAAGGGCAGATCAACGTATATCGAGTGGTGATGACAGGTTACACCATGGTCCACTTCGACGCCTTCAATCACGTCGAAGGTGCCAACCATGCGCTCAAGGCCCCATTCTCGCACGACGCTACCGCCAGCCCCGTTCCAGAGCCAGGCTCGCTCATGTTGCTGGGAGCAGGGCTCTTGGGATCGACCCTCGTGTGGAGGAAGCGGCGCAACTGA
- a CDS encoding 6-bladed beta-propeller, producing MTDSTGGHFLAHKRPVQGAALRALGAPPERCHGRGRLLCLWATATLLCFATTSWAAGTLLFATKWGSQGTATGQFNEPVALAVGTNGNVYVADRGNHRIQVFSNTGAFVTAWGDSGTGNGQFNSPRDVTVAANGEVYVTDFFNNRIQVFSAAGAYLRQWGTSGTGDGQFKSPRGVCVDESLHVFVSEDGLPNKRIQKFTSTGGFLGKWGMLGTADGQFQSPRDVAVDGNSQVYVSDALANRVQKFTSTGGFLVTWGTSGSGNGQFQFTGGVEDDGARVLVIDTNNHRLQIFGAGGAFMDATGSMCRLSDGSGCVDPDGTGGLALGDGQFYFPLGVAVAADGAVFVADSQNHRIQKFTRAPTSSTGSGFSALTALSVSPNPWRTSTSLRVGLAGPDLASGGDARLAARIYDSSGRLVRELFTGSLPAGNHTLGWDGRGVDGRLVPPGVYFVDVQVNDAPSRSVKIVRLR from the coding sequence ATGACCGACTCGACGGGTGGGCATTTCCTCGCCCACAAACGGCCCGTCCAGGGTGCTGCGCTCCGGGCCCTCGGCGCTCCTCCGGAGCGCTGCCACGGCCGTGGGAGGCTTCTCTGCCTCTGGGCTACCGCCACGCTTCTTTGCTTCGCCACCACGAGCTGGGCCGCAGGAACTCTTCTCTTCGCCACCAAATGGGGGAGCCAGGGGACGGCCACCGGCCAGTTCAACGAGCCGGTCGCCCTCGCCGTGGGCACAAACGGCAACGTCTACGTCGCCGATCGGGGCAACCACCGCATTCAGGTCTTCTCGAACACCGGCGCCTTCGTCACCGCCTGGGGGGATTCGGGCACGGGGAACGGCCAGTTCAACTCGCCTCGCGACGTCACCGTCGCTGCCAACGGCGAGGTCTACGTCACCGATTTCTTCAACAACAGAATCCAGGTTTTTTCGGCCGCGGGAGCGTACCTGCGCCAGTGGGGCACGTCCGGCACCGGCGACGGGCAGTTCAAATCGCCCCGCGGTGTGTGCGTCGACGAGAGCCTCCACGTCTTCGTCTCCGAGGACGGCTTACCGAACAAGCGCATCCAGAAGTTCACCAGTACCGGCGGCTTCCTCGGCAAATGGGGAATGCTCGGGACCGCGGACGGCCAGTTCCAATCGCCCCGTGACGTCGCTGTCGACGGGAACAGCCAGGTCTACGTCTCCGACGCGCTCGCCAATCGAGTGCAGAAGTTCACCAGCACCGGAGGCTTCCTCGTCACCTGGGGCACATCCGGCTCCGGGAACGGGCAGTTCCAGTTCACCGGTGGTGTCGAAGACGACGGTGCTCGTGTCCTCGTCATCGACACCAACAACCACCGCCTGCAAATCTTCGGCGCCGGCGGCGCCTTCATGGACGCCACCGGCAGCATGTGTCGTCTCTCCGATGGCTCCGGGTGCGTGGATCCCGATGGCACGGGCGGCCTCGCCCTCGGCGACGGGCAGTTCTACTTCCCCCTCGGCGTTGCGGTCGCCGCCGACGGTGCCGTCTTCGTCGCCGACAGCCAGAACCACAGAATCCAGAAGTTCACCCGCGCCCCGACGAGCAGCACCGGTTCCGGCTTCTCGGCGCTCACCGCCTTGTCGGTCTCGCCCAACCCCTGGCGCACCTCGACCTCGTTGCGTGTCGGCCTCGCGGGCCCCGATCTGGCGAGCGGCGGCGACGCCCGCCTGGCGGCGCGGATCTACGACAGCAGCGGCCGCCTCGTCCGCGAGCTCTTCACCGGCTCGCTGCCGGCGGGGAACCACACGCTCGGCTGGGACGGCAGAGGCGTCGACGGCAGGTTGGTGCCACCAGGCGTCTATTTCGTGGACGTGCAGGTGAACGACGCGCCTTCCCGGAGCGTCAAGATCGTGCGCTTGCGCTGA
- the lspA gene encoding signal peptidase II codes for MLRKWSMLVLCAGVLVLLDQTTKRWALENLERGHTEVAWGGLLKLTLSFNRGAAFGLDLGPASRPLFILLSLFVLAWLLMVYHRNPAASRWRAAGVVLVVGGAIGNLVDRLLWSRGVVDFLGPYDLGLLVWPIFNLADCWVVIGIALLVLSMQRGRLTKAA; via the coding sequence GTGCTGCGCAAGTGGAGCATGCTGGTTCTTTGCGCTGGTGTCCTCGTGCTCCTCGACCAGACCACGAAGCGCTGGGCCCTCGAGAACCTCGAGCGCGGACACACCGAGGTCGCCTGGGGCGGCCTGCTCAAGCTCACCCTCAGCTTCAATCGTGGCGCCGCCTTCGGTCTCGACCTGGGACCGGCGTCGCGCCCCCTCTTCATCCTGCTTTCCCTCTTCGTCCTCGCCTGGCTCCTGATGGTCTACCACCGCAACCCCGCCGCAAGCCGCTGGCGGGCTGCTGGCGTGGTCCTCGTGGTGGGCGGGGCGATCGGCAATCTGGTCGACCGGCTGCTCTGGAGCCGCGGCGTCGTGGACTTCCTCGGACCCTACGACCTGGGCCTTCTCGTCTGGCCCATCTTCAATCTGGCGGATTGCTGGGTCGTGATCGGGATTGCACTGCTGGTGCTGTCGATGCAACGGGGTCGGTTGACGAAAGCGGCGTGA
- a CDS encoding CYTH domain-containing protein — protein MSSEPREIEITFVVRSDDPLAVVARLESLQELAGHRLRLEPPRRLHDRYFDLPERRLQARGYALRLRQMEDRFLLCLKGRARDRGAVVERLEMEGPVADSALWSRVGAELGRDWPAALGGSDGPRRAADPVAALLGAGFLLIQDRETLRRPRHLLAAGKDPVAELVIDTVTYVAAGTPMRHHEVEIEAGPGMESPALTHLGAELRALFPAELQPWRPSKLRTGLTLEALARRHGPQTLVGASGDLTARAYALLQEPLHRGRPDHT, from the coding sequence ATGTCTTCCGAGCCACGCGAGATCGAGATCACCTTCGTCGTCCGCTCGGACGACCCCCTGGCGGTCGTTGCCCGGCTGGAGAGCCTGCAAGAACTCGCCGGCCACCGGTTGCGCCTCGAGCCACCCCGGCGCCTTCACGATCGCTACTTCGATCTCCCGGAACGACGCCTCCAAGCCCGCGGCTACGCCCTCCGCCTGCGGCAGATGGAAGACCGCTTTCTTCTCTGCCTGAAGGGGCGCGCCCGCGACCGCGGCGCCGTGGTCGAGCGCCTCGAGATGGAGGGCCCGGTGGCGGATTCGGCGCTCTGGAGCCGCGTCGGTGCCGAGCTCGGTCGCGACTGGCCTGCGGCTCTGGGAGGAAGCGACGGGCCTCGCCGTGCTGCCGATCCAGTGGCGGCGCTGCTGGGCGCCGGCTTCCTCCTCATCCAGGACCGCGAGACCCTGCGCCGCCCGCGCCATCTCTTGGCGGCGGGGAAGGATCCGGTCGCGGAGCTGGTCATCGATACCGTGACGTATGTCGCGGCCGGAACGCCCATGCGTCACCACGAGGTGGAAATCGAGGCCGGGCCCGGAATGGAGAGCCCGGCGCTCACGCATCTCGGTGCGGAGCTGCGCGCTCTCTTCCCTGCCGAGCTGCAACCGTGGCGTCCGTCCAAGCTCCGCACCGGCCTGACGTTGGAGGCGCTGGCACGACGCCACGGGCCGCAGACGCTCGTCGGCGCCTCTGGCGACCTGACTGCACGCGCTTACGCTCTCCTGCAGGAGCCACTGCATCGGGGAAGGCCCGATCACACCTAG
- a CDS encoding alkaline phosphatase family protein, translating into MPRSCRFLGRRLLRRALLFASLLLLFACEAGHEPPRLLVVIVVDQLRADLLRRYDNCFTGGFRRLLDQGGGSTAAVHDHAITDTAPGHATLATGVHPSRHGIVDNAWCESRDGHVVVVPCVADSSTRILGAAAIGASPRHLQVPGLADWLRAAGEHARVVALGGKDRSAILLAGKGRGDVYWFSRAEGRFVTSTYYRDDYPEWLERFQHGPWLGFCRDSTWTCTVPAGLRSRARGAAALPAADPHERSGGAEAARSSQEAADLHSFTHAFAVATEDFWTWWLATPALDEATLALAQEAVRSCALGKDTTPDLLALGLSQTDRIGHRYGPLSLEQLDHLLRLDRALGEFFASLDTVVGKGRWLVGLSADHGVTDTAADRREDGVPVQVLDLASVDSLFADLQALDGTGAAREELAAARVVRCPYVAAAFTHTEVMFSAPGDSFLDLFRHSYYAGRFPMAPLGSSARRRTLGVYGVEARLQSWATWSEAGADHGSPYLPDRQVPMLFLGAGVRPGSWSGHLRTVDFAPTLLQMLRLPVPAGLDGHPY; encoded by the coding sequence ATGCCTCGAAGCTGCCGGTTCCTGGGCCGCCGGCTGCTGCGCCGTGCTCTCCTCTTCGCCTCTCTGCTCTTGCTCTTCGCTTGCGAGGCAGGGCACGAGCCGCCCCGGCTTCTCGTGGTCATCGTCGTCGATCAGCTGCGCGCCGATCTGCTGCGGCGCTACGACAACTGCTTCACCGGTGGTTTCCGCCGCCTGCTCGACCAGGGTGGCGGCAGTACCGCTGCCGTGCATGACCACGCGATCACGGACACCGCGCCGGGGCACGCGACGCTGGCCACCGGTGTCCATCCTTCCCGGCACGGGATCGTGGACAACGCCTGGTGCGAAAGCCGCGACGGCCACGTCGTCGTCGTTCCTTGCGTCGCCGATTCCAGCACGCGCATCCTCGGTGCCGCCGCGATCGGAGCTTCACCGCGTCATCTGCAGGTGCCGGGGCTCGCCGATTGGCTGCGGGCGGCCGGGGAGCATGCCCGCGTCGTCGCCCTCGGTGGCAAGGATCGCTCCGCGATCCTGCTCGCCGGCAAGGGCCGCGGCGACGTGTACTGGTTCTCCCGCGCCGAGGGCCGCTTCGTCACCTCCACCTATTATCGCGATGACTATCCGGAGTGGTTGGAGCGCTTCCAGCACGGGCCCTGGCTCGGCTTCTGCCGCGACTCCACCTGGACCTGCACCGTCCCGGCCGGCCTCCGTTCCCGCGCCCGCGGTGCCGCGGCGCTGCCGGCAGCGGACCCGCACGAGCGCAGTGGCGGCGCTGAAGCGGCGAGATCGTCGCAGGAAGCAGCGGATCTCCACTCCTTCACTCATGCCTTCGCTGTCGCAACGGAGGATTTCTGGACCTGGTGGCTGGCGACGCCGGCGCTGGACGAAGCGACGCTGGCGCTGGCGCAGGAGGCGGTCCGCTCCTGCGCGCTCGGGAAGGACACGACGCCGGACCTACTCGCTCTCGGTTTGTCGCAGACCGACCGCATCGGCCACCGCTACGGTCCGCTCAGCCTCGAACAACTCGATCATCTGCTCCGCCTGGACCGGGCGCTGGGAGAGTTCTTCGCCAGCCTCGACACGGTGGTAGGGAAAGGACGCTGGCTCGTGGGGCTCTCCGCCGACCATGGTGTGACCGATACGGCGGCGGACCGGCGCGAAGACGGCGTGCCCGTGCAGGTCCTCGATCTTGCGAGCGTCGATTCGTTGTTCGCCGATCTGCAGGCGCTGGACGGGACGGGGGCCGCCCGAGAGGAGCTCGCCGCGGCACGCGTGGTGCGCTGTCCCTACGTCGCCGCCGCATTCACGCACACCGAGGTCATGTTCTCGGCGCCAGGAGATTCGTTCCTCGACCTCTTCCGCCACTCTTACTATGCGGGGCGTTTCCCGATGGCGCCGCTGGGTTCCTCGGCACGACGGCGAACGCTGGGCGTCTACGGCGTCGAGGCGCGCCTGCAATCCTGGGCGACGTGGAGCGAGGCGGGCGCCGATCACGGCTCGCCCTACCTCCCGGACCGGCAGGTGCCGATGCTGTTCTTGGGGGCCGGAGTGCGACCTGGTTCCTGGTCGGGGCACCTGCGCACGGTGGACTTCGCCCCGACACTCCTCCAGATGCTGCGTCTGCCCGTGCCCGCCGGCCTCGACGGTCACCCGTACTGA